One Haloterrigena salifodinae DNA window includes the following coding sequences:
- a CDS encoding class I fructose-bisphosphate aldolase, whose product MIPIDDSPIVRDGKSLILAMDHGLEHGPVDFEDVPEKLDPSTVFETATHDAVTAMAVQKGIAEGYYPSYEDDVNLLLKLNGTSNLWMGEPDSAVNCSVDYAAEIGADALGFTVYGGSNHEIEMVEEFRDAQEKGREYDLPMVMWSYPRGQGLKNDTKPGTISYATRLALELGADIAKVKYPGSKDAMAHAVQCAGDMNVVMSGGSKTSDYEFLSTVEAVIDAGATGLAVGRNVWQREDPTRLLDALEKVIYEEETADAALEQTE is encoded by the coding sequence ATGATTCCGATCGACGACTCCCCGATCGTTCGCGACGGCAAGTCACTGATTCTCGCGATGGACCACGGGCTCGAGCACGGGCCCGTCGACTTCGAAGACGTGCCGGAGAAGCTCGATCCATCGACGGTCTTCGAGACGGCGACCCACGACGCCGTTACCGCGATGGCCGTCCAGAAGGGGATTGCCGAAGGCTACTATCCCAGCTACGAGGACGACGTCAACCTCCTGTTGAAGTTAAACGGGACGTCGAACCTCTGGATGGGCGAGCCGGACTCGGCGGTCAACTGTTCGGTCGACTACGCCGCCGAAATCGGCGCCGACGCCCTCGGCTTTACCGTCTACGGCGGCTCGAACCACGAGATCGAGATGGTCGAGGAGTTCCGCGACGCCCAGGAGAAGGGCCGCGAGTACGACCTGCCGATGGTCATGTGGTCGTACCCGCGCGGACAGGGGCTGAAAAACGACACCAAGCCGGGTACCATCTCCTATGCGACCCGACTGGCCCTCGAACTGGGCGCCGACATCGCGAAGGTCAAGTATCCCGGCAGCAAGGACGCGATGGCTCACGCGGTGCAGTGTGCCGGCGACATGAACGTCGTCATGTCCGGCGGTTCGAAGACCTCCGACTACGAGTTCCTGTCGACCGTCGAGGCCGTGATCGACGCCGGCGCGACGGGGCTGGCCGTCGGCCGCAACGTCTGGCAGCGCGAGGACCCGACCCGGCTGCTCGACGCCCTCGAGAAGGTCATCTACGAGGAGGAGACTGCCGACGCCGCACTCGAGCAGACTGAATAG
- a CDS encoding SGNH/GDSL hydrolase family protein, with product MQQDGIQFHNVGDRRPVEGRDGQLLQRVPESVRTELNDGAQSRMRHPAGVELRFVPDGDATVTLSTVSGGSAEEGTVRVFWGPIQGSTEVVVGPEPTAIEVSLPEKLADLEPSAVEDLAFDPRVCRIRLPGEHRGGPMVYHGVEGDIRPPRNEELPDRRYLAYGTSITEGEAPLGEHLTYVDQTARRLDADLVNLGSCGTAYCDAAMADHIAERDDWDVATLSVSVNMVGTFEPAEFRERAERLIDRVASAHPDKPVVAITIFRNAMDVCRSNGETELCERFREELREVVAETTHENVHLLEGPELLPTIGGLTTDLVHPGDNAMITMGETLAAELEPLLED from the coding sequence ATGCAACAGGACGGCATCCAGTTCCACAACGTCGGCGATCGTCGACCGGTCGAGGGTCGAGACGGGCAGTTGCTCCAGCGCGTTCCGGAATCGGTGCGGACCGAACTCAACGACGGCGCGCAGTCCCGAATGCGCCATCCCGCGGGCGTCGAACTCCGGTTCGTCCCCGACGGCGACGCGACGGTAACGCTCTCGACGGTCTCCGGCGGGAGCGCCGAGGAGGGAACCGTCCGCGTCTTCTGGGGGCCGATCCAGGGCTCGACGGAGGTCGTCGTCGGCCCGGAGCCGACCGCGATCGAGGTCTCGCTGCCGGAGAAACTCGCCGACCTCGAGCCGTCGGCCGTCGAGGACCTCGCCTTCGATCCCCGCGTCTGTCGGATCCGGTTGCCGGGCGAGCACCGCGGCGGGCCGATGGTCTACCACGGCGTCGAGGGCGACATCCGGCCGCCGCGAAACGAGGAACTCCCCGACCGGCGCTACCTCGCCTACGGCACCTCGATCACCGAGGGCGAGGCGCCGCTGGGCGAGCACCTGACCTACGTCGACCAGACGGCGCGCCGACTCGACGCCGACCTCGTCAATCTCGGCTCCTGCGGCACCGCCTACTGCGACGCCGCGATGGCCGACCACATCGCCGAGCGCGACGACTGGGACGTCGCGACGCTCTCGGTCTCGGTGAACATGGTCGGCACGTTCGAGCCCGCGGAATTCCGCGAGCGGGCCGAACGGCTGATCGACCGCGTGGCGAGCGCCCATCCCGACAAACCGGTCGTCGCAATCACCATCTTTCGCAACGCCATGGACGTCTGTCGGAGCAACGGCGAGACCGAACTCTGCGAGCGGTTCCGCGAGGAACTGCGCGAGGTCGTCGCCGAAACGACCCACGAGAACGTCCACCTCCTCGAGGGACCCGAACTGCTCCCGACGATCGGCGGGCTGACGACCGATCTGGTCCACCCCGGCGACAACGCGATGATTACGATGGGCGAGACTCTCGCCGCCGAACTCGAGCCCCTGCTCGAGGACTGA
- a CDS encoding 3-hydroxyacyl-CoA dehydrogenase family protein: MVRDRIERIGVVGAGTMGSGIAQVAATNGYDVVMRDIEQEFVESGFETIANSLNRLESRDALEDDPEMIRDRIEGTTLIDDLSDCDLVVEAALEELEVKQDVFADLERVCDEDVLLATNTSTLSITSIASDLEHPERVIGLHFMNPVPIMEGVEVVVGEKTTEAASELAHDLAEDLEKTTWEADDKPGFVTNRILMPWVNEGIRAFDEGVATKEDIDAGMELGTNVPMGPLTLADHIGLDVCLHASETLHEELGDRYKPAYLLKRKVEAGDLGKKTGKGFYEYE, from the coding sequence ATGGTTCGCGACCGAATCGAGCGGATCGGCGTCGTCGGCGCGGGAACGATGGGCAGCGGCATCGCGCAGGTCGCTGCGACCAACGGGTACGACGTCGTGATGCGCGACATCGAACAGGAGTTCGTCGAGAGCGGCTTCGAGACCATCGCGAACAGCCTTAACCGCCTCGAGAGTCGGGACGCCCTCGAGGATGATCCCGAGATGATCCGCGATCGGATCGAGGGGACGACGCTCATCGACGACTTATCGGACTGCGACCTCGTCGTCGAGGCCGCCCTCGAGGAGCTCGAGGTCAAGCAGGACGTCTTCGCCGATCTCGAGCGGGTCTGCGACGAGGACGTGTTGCTCGCGACGAACACGAGCACGCTCTCGATCACCTCGATCGCGAGCGACCTCGAGCACCCCGAACGGGTGATCGGCCTGCACTTCATGAACCCCGTCCCGATCATGGAGGGCGTCGAGGTGGTCGTCGGCGAGAAGACGACCGAGGCGGCGTCCGAGCTCGCACACGACCTCGCGGAGGACTTGGAAAAGACGACCTGGGAAGCCGACGATAAACCCGGCTTCGTCACTAACCGCATCCTGATGCCGTGGGTCAACGAAGGGATCCGGGCCTTCGACGAGGGCGTCGCGACGAAGGAGGACATCGACGCGGGGATGGAACTCGGCACGAACGTCCCCATGGGACCGCTGACGCTGGCGGATCACATCGGGCTGGACGTCTGCCTGCACGCCTCCGAGACCTTACACGAGGAACTCGGCGATCGCTACAAGCCCGCCTACCTCCTCAAACGGAAGGTCGAGGCCGGCGACCTCGGCAAGAAGACGGGCAAGGGATTCTACGAGTACGAGTAG
- a CDS encoding pyridoxal phosphate-dependent aminotransferase, with protein sequence MNRSSAAESDPERGSESDRLSDRVRDIEPQGIRVMFELAAEYEREHGDEVDLVHLEFGEPDFDTPAHVVDAAFKAARDGATRYTSNAGLPALREVIAETLSSDGNLTVDPESELVVTNGGVEALHLAIQTVVDPGEEVVVPTPAWPNPISQAKLADGVPVEVPMPAEEGFEPDADRIVDAIGPNTAAVTLTSPSNPTGRAYAADAIERVVDAAAEHDAYVLADEVYRQLTYDEIPPRVASVADRDDRVLSIDSFSKAYAMTGWRVGWLSGPEDVVAQIAKIHESTTSCVNTPAQYAAIEALTGPQEPFREMVAAFRSRRDYVVDRLESIPRVSVAEPEGAFYAFVDVSALEGSSVDVAKRLLYEQGVVTAPGRAFGDGGEGHLRLSFANDRDRLELGLDRLEALVRTELGAE encoded by the coding sequence ATGAATCGATCGTCCGCCGCCGAATCCGACCCCGAACGCGGGTCCGAGAGCGATCGGCTCTCCGACCGCGTCCGCGACATCGAACCCCAGGGGATCCGCGTGATGTTCGAACTCGCTGCCGAGTACGAGCGCGAGCATGGGGACGAGGTCGACCTCGTCCACCTCGAGTTCGGCGAACCCGACTTCGACACGCCGGCACACGTCGTCGACGCGGCGTTCAAGGCCGCCCGCGACGGAGCGACCCGGTACACCTCGAACGCGGGCCTCCCGGCGCTCAGGGAGGTGATCGCCGAGACGCTGTCGTCCGACGGCAATCTGACGGTCGATCCCGAGTCGGAACTCGTCGTCACGAACGGCGGCGTCGAGGCGCTGCATCTCGCGATCCAGACGGTCGTCGACCCCGGCGAGGAGGTCGTCGTACCGACGCCCGCCTGGCCGAACCCGATCTCGCAGGCGAAACTCGCCGACGGCGTCCCCGTGGAGGTGCCGATGCCGGCCGAAGAGGGTTTCGAACCCGACGCCGATCGGATCGTCGACGCCATCGGCCCGAACACGGCGGCGGTCACGCTGACCTCGCCCTCGAACCCGACTGGCCGGGCGTACGCTGCGGACGCAATCGAACGCGTCGTCGACGCTGCGGCCGAGCACGACGCCTACGTGCTCGCCGACGAAGTCTACCGGCAACTCACTTACGACGAGATTCCGCCTCGAGTCGCGAGCGTCGCCGACCGCGACGACCGGGTGCTCTCGATCGACTCCTTCTCGAAGGCCTATGCGATGACCGGCTGGCGCGTCGGCTGGCTCTCCGGTCCCGAGGACGTCGTCGCGCAGATCGCGAAGATCCACGAGAGCACGACCTCCTGCGTCAACACGCCCGCCCAGTACGCCGCAATCGAGGCGCTGACCGGACCGCAGGAGCCGTTCCGCGAAATGGTCGCCGCCTTCCGTTCCCGCCGGGACTACGTCGTCGACCGCCTCGAGTCGATCCCCCGCGTGTCCGTCGCCGAACCTGAGGGGGCCTTCTACGCGTTCGTCGACGTGAGCGCGCTCGAGGGGTCGAGCGTGGACGTCGCCAAACGGCTCCTCTACGAGCAGGGCGTCGTCACGGCGCCGGGGCGGGCCTTCGGCGACGGCGGCGAGGGACACCTCCGGCTGAGCTTCGCGAACGACCGCGACCGGCTCGAACTGGGACTCGATCGGCTCGAGGCGTTGGTTCGAACCGAACTGGGCGCCGAGTGA
- a CDS encoding DUF5789 family protein, with protein MGRNVHLNDIEPVLEELDYPVSRDAVADQCDDVTLVLADGEENLGDLVAGSGADEFSSTDDLQSEVFNLLPRHAVGEPYQSEGEG; from the coding sequence ATGGGCCGAAACGTCCACCTCAACGACATCGAGCCGGTGCTCGAGGAACTCGATTATCCGGTCTCTCGAGACGCGGTCGCCGACCAGTGCGACGACGTGACGCTGGTCTTGGCCGACGGCGAGGAGAACCTCGGTGACCTCGTCGCCGGATCGGGCGCCGACGAGTTCTCGTCGACGGACGATCTGCAATCGGAAGTGTTCAACCTCCTCCCTCGCCACGCCGTCGGCGAGCCCTATCAGTCAGAAGGGGAAGGATAA